One window from the genome of Osmerus eperlanus chromosome 3, fOsmEpe2.1, whole genome shotgun sequence encodes:
- the ifih1 gene encoding interferon-induced helicase C domain-containing protein 1, translated as MGTKDDDVWKNLIDVLRPRLLKLIQVEPVLDYLDFIDVEQKELIKNKAKTESNIRAVDLLIETLIKNQYPAGWFRSFVVALSEAGCQHAASYVEGRPPSPSSEAENDYCVRLIQVLLPTLLEMKTNDVSRRCFELDILNQEDLEVISGKTPKEGARELLRRVVRCPPGWFSTFLQALRDTEHIPLYRELTGGNPGDEGNEPGEDGEPGSLVSADGAPGEAATQGQAAQRPGASEDETLDSSDISGMSMDESLDTTDLYQEQEEKSSDSLDVSLSDGSDAASSAGSPKKADIILRDYQMEVARPALEGKNIIVCLPTGSGKTRVAVYITKQHLDGRRSEGLPGKVVVLVNKVPLVEQHYSTEFWKFLKHQYKVEKVSGDSQLKISFTQIVQKNDIIICTAQILENYLERANDGDDDGIQLSDLTLIVIDECHHTQKGAVYNKIMIRYLKQKKKNASLKKLAKKTVPIPQILGLTASPGVGGAKKMAKAEEHILRICANLDASEILTKNESLGLNKKEPHKRIATAEERNEDPFGDVIKGIMNDIHGHGVLSPSCDLGTQNYEQWVVLMEQNAAKEENQQVRVCAEHLRRYNEALHLSNTIRMKDAFSFLHKFYKEEKKKKMAPEEDTPIKITETEMFLFDLFKEKKAQLQELTKHPEYENNILSQLRTTVLQEFTSRMEARGIIFTKTRHSAIALSQWVQDNPKFAEVGVKACYVIGAGDQSEVKPMTLAEQRDALKKFRNGEVNLLIATTVAEEGLDIAECNFVIRYALVTNEIAMIQARGRGRAEDSSYILVEEQGSGVAEREHVNEYRESMMSKAIEKVKKLDPAAYEKRILEYQLQAIMEDRVKKTKKNQKAMMMESPSKVMFNCKRCSKTVCSGEDIQIIESMHRVNVSAQFGELFIKRENTSLRERMLDYETNLVIACKDCGQEWGSMMLFRGIDCPCLHIKHFVVTFDGRNKTYTKWSELTVKFPAFDYAEHASLVAHSSEEDEDSM; from the exons ATGGGCACTAAGGATGATGACGTTTGGAAAAATCTTATCGATGTCCTCAGACCCAGGTTGCTCAAACTTATCCAGGTTGAGCCTGTTCTGGATTACCTAGACTTCATAGACGTAGAGCAAAAAGAACTAATCAAAAACAAAGCAAAGACAGAGAGCAACATCCGGGCTGTTGACCTACTCATTGAAACGCTCATCAAAAACCAGTACCCGGCTGGCTGGTTCAGGTCCTTCGTGGTTGCCCTGTCGGAAGCAGGTTGTCAACATGCTGCGAGTTATGTGGAGGGTCGCCCTCCAAGCCCCTCATCGGAGGCAGAGAATGACTACTGCGTCCGACTTATTCAAGTTCTCCTACCCACACTTTTGGAAATGAAGACTAATGATGTGTCCCGTAGGTGTTTTGAATTAGACATTCTCAACCAGGAGGACCTCGAAGTT ATTTCAGGTAAAACCCCAAAAGAAGGAGCTCGTGAACTGCTGCGAAGGGTGGTAAGATGTCCTCCTGGCTGGTTCTCCACATTCCTGCAGGCCTTGCGAGACACGGAGCACATTCCCCTATACAGGGAGCTGACTGGAGGAAACCCCGGGGATGAGGGGAATG agccagGTGAGGACGGGGAGCCTGGCAGCCTGGTCTCTGCAGACGGGGCTCCAGGGGAAGCAGCCACCCAGGGCCAAGCAGCCCAAAGGCCTGGAGCCTCGGAGGATGAGACCCTGGACAGCAGCGACATATCAGGGATGAGCATGGATGAGTCCTTAGACACTACAG ATCTTTACCAAGAACAGGAAGAGAAAAGTAGTGACAGCTTGGATGTCTCACTCTCAG ACGGCAGCGACGCCGCAAGTTCTGCTGGAAGCCCCAAGAAAGCTGACATCATCCTTCGAGATTATCAGATGGAGGTTGCGCGACCTGCCTTGGAGGGGAAAAACATAATTGTGTGCCTGCCGACAGGAAGTGGCAAAACCCGAGTTGCAGTGTATATTACTAAACAACATCTGGACggcaggaggagcgaggggcTGCCAGGGAAAGTGGTGGTCCTGGTTAACAAG GTGCCCTTGGTTGAGCAGCATTACTCCACGGAGTTCTGGAAGTTTCTGAAACACCAGTACAAAGTGGAGAAAGTCAGTGGAGACTCCCAGCTCAAAATCTCCTTCACTCAGATAGTCCAGAAGAACGATATCATAATCTGCACTGCCCAGATCCTGGAGAACTACTTGGAGAGGGCTAATGATGGCGACGATGACGGGATTCAGTTATCAG ATTTGACCCTCATTGTAATTGATGAGTGTCACCACACACAGAAGGGAGCTGTCTACAACAAGATCATGATCCGCTACctgaaacagaagaagaagaacgcTTCCTTGAAGAAGTTAGCGAAGAAGACTGTTCCCATTCCTCAGATCCTGGGCCTCACCGCCTCACCTGGTGTTGGAGGGGCCAAGAAAATGGCGAAAGCTGAGGAGCACATTTTACGA ATCTGTGCAAACCTGGATGCTTCAGAGATCTTGACTAAGAATGAGAGTCTTGGACTCAACAAGAAGGAACCACATAAGAGGATTGCTACGGCTGAAGAGAGGAATGAG GATCCCTTTGGGGATGTAATCAAGGGCATCATGAATGACATCCATGGCCACGGTGTGCTGTCTCCCTCCTGCGACCTGGGCACCCAGAACTACGAGCAGTGGGTGGTTCTGATGGAGCAAAATG CTGCAAAAGAGGAGAACCAGCAGGTGCGTGTTTGCGCGGAGCACCTCCGCAGGTACAATGAGGCGTTGCACCTGAGCAACACCATCCGCATGAAAGACGCCTTCAGCTTCCTGCACAAGTTCTacaaagaggagaagaagaagaaaatggcTCCGGAGGAGGACACGCCCATAAAGATAACTGAAACGGAGATGTTCCTCTTCGATCTCTTTAAAG AAAAGAAGGCACAACTGCAGGAGTTGACCAAGCATCCGGAGTATGAGAATAACATCTTGTCTCAGCTGAGAACCACCGTTCTTCAGGAGTTCACGAGCAGAATGGAAGCGCGAGGGATCATTTTTACCAAAACCCGTCACAGTGCCATAGCTTTAAGCCAGTGGGTTCAGGACAACCCAAAGTTTGCCGAGGTGGGAGTGAAAGCATGCTATGTGATAGGAGCGGGAGACCAGAGTGAAGTCAAACCAATGACCCTT GCAGAGCAAAGGGATGCGTTGAAAAAGTTCCGGAACGGAGAAGTGAACTTGCTGATCGCCACCACCGTGGCGGAGGAGGGTCTGGACATAGCAGAGTGCAACTTCGTCATCCGATATGCCCTCGTGACCAATGAGATAGCCATGATCCAG GCTCGGGGCCGAGGCAGAGCGGAGGACAGCAGCTACAtcctggtggaggagcagggctcaGGAGTGGCTGAACGGGAGCATGTCAACGAGTACCGCGAGAGCATGATGAGCAAGGCCATCGAGAAAGTGAAGAAGCTTGATCCAGCGGCGTATGAGAAAAGG ATTCTAGAGTATCAGCTCCAGGCTATTATGGAGGACAGAGTGAAGAAGACCAAGAAGAATCAGAAAGCTATGATGATGGAGAGTCCATCCAAAGTGATGTTCAACTGTAAACGCTGCAGCAAAACAGTCTGCTCTGGTGAAGACATTCAGATCATTGAAAGTATGCACAGAGTCAACGTTTCTGCACAGTTTGG tgaaCTTTTTATCAAAAGAGAAAACACGTCCCTTCGGGAGAGGATGCTGGACTATGAGACCAATCTGGTCATAGCTTGCAAGGACTGTGGGCAG GAGTGGGGTTCCATGATGCTGTTCCGTGGGATTGACTGTCCCTGTCTTCACATCAAACACTTCGTAGTGACCTTCGATGGAAGGAACAAGACCTACACCAAGTGGAGTGAACTCACCGTCAAGTTCCCTGCCTTTGATTACGCTGAGCATGCCAGTCTAGTGGCTCACAGCTCTGAGGAGGATGAAGACAGCATGTAG
- the fap gene encoding dipeptidyl peptidase 4, translated as MGCGKVFWGLVGAAVVITLITVPTAIYLNRRDASGTKRSFTLDDYFNDTIRYRTYNLRWISDHEYLHKTRQGNVILYNVETKETSQFLSNKTFEQVEATGYFVSADRKYVCFESNYTKQWRHSYKASYSLFDLESSTFITPVNIPEVVQYLTWAPDGNKLAYIWNYNIYLKPNATAPAIQVTHNGKENQILNGVPDWVYEEELLSSNQAVWWSPTGTFLAYAEFNDTEVRTIEYPYYGPEQYPKTVIIPYPKSGSTIPKAKLFVVDTERPSRRTQVVVPEAVGSSDHYLSSVVWVTDERIAVQWLSRKQDHVVLQTYDFDGNGWNEKQKFEQTSKTGWIGHYYPLPAFFAEDKLTFYKVMSDSNGYKHIHHVKDGKATPVTSGKWEVVYISKLTKDAIYYISNEHQGRPGQRNLYKVVLGNIPPAPQCLTCDLYKDRCQYNSAYFSTDASYYRMDCYGPGLPFITLRDNRDSGSELLVLQDNKELEHILTEFKMPTIQRGTLKVAGFDLWYQMTLPPNFQKSKKYPLLIDVYGGPCSQNTESRFRINWDLYLSSTEGIIIASFDGRGTGYQGDRIMHSIYQRLGTFEVEDQITAVRKFIDMGFIDKQRIAIWGWSYGGYVTSMALGSGSGLFKCGIAVAPVAKWEYYDAVYTERYMNKPAENPDSYKNSTVTSRARNFKSVQYLLIHGTADDNVHFQQSAQISQALVDQQVDFEAMWYTDKDHSLGGSAYHHVYTHMSHFLQKCLINSK; from the exons ATG GGCTGCGGCAAGGTGTTTTGGGGGCTGGTAGGGGCGGCTGTCGTCATCACGTTAATAACTGTACCCACTGCAATTTATTTGAACA GAAGGGATGCCAGTGGCACAAAGAGATCTTTCACCCTGGACGATTATTTCAACGACACTATTAGATACAGAACATATAATTTGCGGTGGATATCAG ATCATGAATACCTGCATAAAACAAGACAAGGCAATGTCATCCTTTATAATGTTGAAACCAAGGAGACATCTCAATTTCTGAGCAACAAAACTTTT GAACAAGTGGAAGCTACAGGGTATTTTGTGTCTGCTGATCGCAAATATGTCTGCTTTGAAAGCAACTACACAAAG CAATGGAGACATTCGTACAAAGCGTCATACTCCTTATTTGACCTGGAAAGTTC AACATTCATTACTCCAGTAAACATTCCAGAAGTTGTGCAATACTTAACCTGGGCCCCTGATGGAAACAAACTG GCCTACATCTGGAATTACAACATTTATTTGAAACCGAATGCCACAGCCCCTGCCATTCAAGTGACCCACAACGGAAAAGAGAATCAGATCCTAAATGGTGTCCCTGACTGGGTGTACGAAG AGGAGCTTCTCTCATCAAACCAAGCAGTATGGTGGTCACCAACTGGAACGTTTTTGGCATATGCTGAGTTTAATGACACTGAAGTGCGCACTATCGAATATCCATACTATGGGCCAGAGCAGTACCCCAAGACAGTGATCATTCCATACCCCAAG TCTGGATCAACGATTCCCAAGGCAAAGCTGTTTGTAGTTGACACCGAGAGGCCTTCCAGACGCACTCAGGTGGTCGTTCCAGAAGCTGTTGGTTCGAG CGATCACTATTTGAGTTCAGTCGTGTGGGTGACAGATGAACGCATCGCAGTTCAGTGGCTCAGCAGGAAACAGGATCACGTCGTCTTACAGACATACGACTTTGATGGAAACGGCTGGAATGAGAAGCAG AAATTTGAGCAGACAAGCAAGACTGGTTGGATCGGTCAT TATTACCCTCTCCCGGCCTTCTTTGCGGAGGACAAGCTCACTTTCTACAAAGTGATGAGTGACTCAAACGGATACAAACATATCCATCATGTCAAAGAT GGAAAAGCGACGCCCGTTACCTCGGGGAAATGGGAGGTCGTATACATTTCCAAACTCACAAAAGATGCCAT ATATTATATAAGTAATGAGCATCAAGGACGACCTGGACAGAGAAATCTTTACAA GGTTGTGCTGGGCAacatcccccctgctccccagtGTCTCACATGTGACTTGTACAAGGACAGGTGTCAATACAACTCAGCGTACTTCAGCACAGACGCCTCATACTACCGCATGGATTGCTACG GACCTGGTCTTCCCTTCATCACTCTCAGGGACAACAGAGACTCTGGCTCAG AGCTCCTGGTACTTCAGGACAACAAAGAGCTTGAACACATTCTGACTGAGTTTAAGATGCCAACCATTCAACGTGGTACTCTGAAAGTGGCTGGATTTG ATCTTTGGTATCAGATGACGTTGCCACCAAACTTCCAGAAATCCAAAAAGTACCCTCTTCTCATTGATGT GTATGGTGGTCCTTGCAGTCAGAATACAGAGTCCCGCTTCAGAATCAACTGGGACTTGTACCTGTCCAGCACAGAGGGGATTATTATCGCTAGTTTTGATGGAAGAGGGACCGGTTACCAAGGTGACAGGATAATGCACTCAATCTACCAACGCCTTGGAACATTTGAGGTGGAAGATCAAATAACAGCTGTGAG AAAGTTCATTGATATGGGCTTTATCGACAAACAGAGAATAGCCATCTGGGGCTGG TCATATGGCGGGTATGTCACCTCCATGGCTTTGGGTTCTGGAAGTGGACTTTTTAAGTGTGGAATAGCTGTTGCTCCTGTAGCTAAGTGGGAGTATTATG ATGCCGTCTATACTGAGCGCTACATGAACAAACCTGCAGAAAATCCTGATTCTTACAAG AATTCAACAGTTACAAGTAGAGCCCGTAATTTCAAATCGGTGCAGTACTTATTGATTCATGGGACAGCTGATG ACAATGTTCATTTTCAGCAGTCGGCACAGATCTCGCAGGCCCTGGTTGACCAGCAGGTGGACTTTGAGGCCATG TGGTACACTGACAAGGACCACAGCCTCGGCGGTTCTGCTTATCACCATGTCTACACTCACATGAGCCATTTCCTTCAGAAATGTCTCATCAACTCCAAATAA
- the gcgb gene encoding glucagon b isoform X2, protein MKGAHSLAGLLLLVLVQSSWQVPDGDSEDDSSLTEDSMFNDPSELTAMKRHSEGTFSNDYSKYLETRRAQDFVQWLKNSKRRTPADVMRTGPTPATSAPTSRTRLPRSLSPG, encoded by the exons ATGAAAGGTGCCCACTCCTTGGCTGGTCTCCTGCTTCTGGTCCTGGTCCAGAGCAGCTGGCAGGTGCCTGATGGAGACTCAGAGGATGACTCCAG CCTGACAGAGGACTCGATGTTCAACGACCCAAGCGAGCTCACAGCCATGAAGAGACACTCAGAGGGAACCTTCTCCAACGACTACAGTAAATACCTGGAGACGAGGAGAGCACAAGATTTCGTCCAGTGGTTGAAAAATTCAAAGAGAA GAACCCCAGCAGACGTCATGCGGACGGGACCTACACCAGCGACGTCAGCTCCTACCTCCAGGACCAGGCTGCCAAGGAGTTTGTCTCCTGGCTGA
- the gcgb gene encoding glucagon b isoform X1 has product MKGAHSLAGLLLLVLVQSSWQVPDGDSEDDSSLTEDSMFNDPSELTAMKRHSEGTFSNDYSKYLETRRAQDFVQWLKNSKRSGNPSRRHADGTYTSDVSSYLQDQAAKEFVSWLKTGRGRRE; this is encoded by the exons ATGAAAGGTGCCCACTCCTTGGCTGGTCTCCTGCTTCTGGTCCTGGTCCAGAGCAGCTGGCAGGTGCCTGATGGAGACTCAGAGGATGACTCCAG CCTGACAGAGGACTCGATGTTCAACGACCCAAGCGAGCTCACAGCCATGAAGAGACACTCAGAGGGAACCTTCTCCAACGACTACAGTAAATACCTGGAGACGAGGAGAGCACAAGATTTCGTCCAGTGGTTGAAAAATTCAAAGAGAAGTGG GAACCCCAGCAGACGTCATGCGGACGGGACCTACACCAGCGACGTCAGCTCCTACCTCCAGGACCAGGCTGCCAAGGAGTTTGTCTCCTGGCTGAAAACTGGCCGAGGCAGACGAGAGTAA